One genomic window of Gossypium hirsutum isolate 1008001.06 chromosome D11, Gossypium_hirsutum_v2.1, whole genome shotgun sequence includes the following:
- the LOC107903076 gene encoding lipid phosphate phosphatase 2 encodes MTEILLGTHTIKSHGVKVVKAHIHNWLILVILVVIDGLLNYVEPFHRFVGQEMMTDLKFPFHENTVPVLVVPVIAVLVPFIIFGVYYYLRKDIYDFHHAILGILYSVLLSGVITDSIKDAVGRPRPNFFFRCFPDGKAVFDQVTGDVICHGDAKIVKEGYKSFPSGHTSWSFAGLCFLSLYLSGKLRAFNRGGNVSKLCIVIFPVLAAVLVGISRVDDYWHHWTDVFAGALIGTSMAAFCYLQFFPCPHYEDGWAPHAYFKMIAERQSDESPESTVRSPSKNESNDIETQPM; translated from the exons ATGACAGAGATATTGTTGGGAACCCATACGATAAAATCTCATGGAGTCAAGGTGGTCAAAGCACATATACATAATTGGCTAATCCTCGTAATTCTTGTCGTCATCGACGGTTTGTTGAATTACGTCGAGCCCTTTCACCGCTTCGTCGGACAAGAAATGATGACAGATTTAAAATTCCCTTTCCATGAAAATACCGTTCCGGTGTTGGTCGTACCG GTTATTGCAGTATTGGTGCCTTTCATTATTTTTGGTGTATACTACTATTTGAGAAAGGACATTTATGATTTTCACCATGCTATACTAG GTATTCTATATTCCGTTCTTTTGTCCGGAGTTATTACGGATTCGATCAAAGATGCCGTCGGTAGGCCGAGACCGAATTTCTTTTTTCGATGTTTCCCCGATGGGAAGGCGGTGTTTGACCAAGTTACAGGGGATGTTATCTGCCATGGGGATGCAAAGATTGTAAAGGAAGGATACAAAAGTTTCCCTAGTGGTCATACTTCAT GGTCCTTTGCAGGTCTTTGTTTCCTTTCGTTGTACTTGTCGGGAAAGCTAAGAGCATTCAATCGCGGAGGCAATGTCTCGAAACTTTGTATCGTGATTTTCCCGGTACTTGCCGCTGTTCTCGTGGGTATTTCTCGAGTGGACGATTACTGGCATCATTGGACGGATGTTTTTGCCGGAGCTCTTATAG GAACGTCCATGGCAGCATTTTGTTACCTACAATTCTTTCCCTGTCCTCATTATGAAGATG GTTGGGCACCTCATGCATACTTTAAGATGATTGCGGAAAGACAAAGTGATGAAAGTCCAGAAAGCACAGTCAGATCTCCAAGCAAGAATGAATCTAACGATATTGAAACACAACCAATGTGA